TGAGGCAAACAGTTTTCACCTGGCGGGACAGTATAATCGGCTTCCCTGGCAGCACGTTCTCCATTTTGTCCGTAGCGATTCGCCGATCGAGAAGGCCGAGCTCAAACCGTGGCGACCAGTGCGATAAGCCGGGAAATGCTGAGCAACAGGGTGGATGAGGCAGGCCTGGACACTTTTCCTCAAGTTGGTGAAGCGCGGCCGGCACACCGGTTGCATCTTGGGGTCGTAGCAATGTTGGGAAGAACGTGGTTTTCTTTTCGAAATTGACTGTAAGATATTATCTGTCAATGGTTTGCGTCTCGTTTGAGGCTGGCGGGGGTAGTGGGCAGATCGCTACATTCAGCAAACTAAATGTGGCAAAATTGCCCCCCACCCCCCCAACAAATATTTGAGCGGAATCACCATGTCGTTTAAAATCAACCATGGACAGAGAGGGTCAGAAAGAGGCAACCTCGTCGACGTGTGTGCCGCACGGTTATGCGGTATGCGCTGGTGATTGCCACGTTTGACTTCGATTCAACTACCGAGATAGGGCCGCTAGTGATTTAGAACAATCTGCACCTCATTCGTGTCGCTGGGAGCGAGCAAGCCGTGAGTGCAGATCGGAACAACAACGGATTCGACAAGAATCCGTTGCGGAGCAGACATGAAGATGGCATCTGTGGGTTTGCATTCGCTGGCTTCGCTGGAGTCTCTTGCACCAGACGATCCCGCCAGCTTGGTTATCGGCCGCGATACGGCCGTGAAGCGCATTGCGCATCATGCGGAGCGCGCCGCACAAGTCGGCTGCACCGTTCTCTTGACCGGCGAAACCGGTACGGGCAAAGAAGTTTGGGCCCGACTTCTCCACCGCGTCGGCGGTCGCAGCGAACAACCGTTCATTCCCGTCAATTGCGCTGCGCTGACGCCCACCCTCGCTGAGAGCCAACTGTTCGGCCACGAACGCGGCGCGTTCACCGGCGCTGCGGGGGCGAGCCTCGGCGTGTTTCGCTCAGGCAACCAGGGGATCGTGTTCCTCGACGAAGTCGGCGATATGCCGCTCGAACTGCAGCCGAAGCTTCTTCGCGTCCTGCAAGAAGGCGAAGTGACGCCGGTCGGTTCGTCGCATCCGGTGAAGGTCGACGTGCAAGTGATCGCCGCGACGAACCGTCGCCTTGAGCAGGAAGTCGCCGAAGGACGCTTTCGCGAAGATCTCTACTATCGTCTCAATCTCGTCGAATTGCGGATGCCGCCGCTGCGAGACCGCGTTTCTGATATTCCGCTGTTCATCGAATACTTCTCGAAGAAGTTCGCCAATCGCTACGGCCAGCCCGCGTGGCAGCCGAGCGACGAGGCATTGCGGGCGTTTTGCGAGTACCACTGGCCCGGTAACATCCGCCAGTTGAGCTTCGTGCTCGAGCAGAGCTATGTGCTGCAGTGCGAACCGAGCCTGCCAGGCGCTGGCGGAACTCGCCGCGAAAGTCACGATCTACCGTACACCGATTTGGGCCGCCTTCGCCAAGTGGCGGTGGAACAGGCCCTGCGAACGGCAGGCGGGCACAAAGGTCGGGCAGCCAAGTTATTGGGAATTCATCCCAATACGATGACGCGGCTGCTGGCCCAGATCGCGAGCGAATGCAATCCGCGCGACGAAGTCGCATAGAATGTTCCGCGTTGGCGCACGGCTCGTTTGATCGCTCTCTCTTCAGTCGTTAGGGATCTTCTGCCGCTGCTGGCAGTCGACCGACTTCGTGCGAAGCTGCGCGAGCTCGCGATCCTCTCCTTACAATTGCGCCACTCTGGCGCGACTCCGGCTTTCCGTGGCTTGGCCGACCCGCGATACGCGTGCATGCGTAGCAACTAATAGCTAGCGGGGGCATCGGCGCGTCAGCAGCATCGGGGCTGCTGGCACGATGGTTGCGAACAATATTCTCTACTCGATCGCGCACGTCGTTATTTGCGTTTCACTGATTTGGTGACGCCTCACCATCGTGGTGAAATGTGATTTTTATGCCTGATTTCTCGGGCGGATTGCTGCTAGCACTCCGCGGGTCTCACCTTTCTGGTGAATTGCCGGCAGTCGCCAAAACTGTCTAGGTCGCTGGTAAGTCGTTGCTGCACTGCAGGTTAGCGGAAATGTTGCCTGCCTTACGGTTAGCGGCACGCTTCTCGCTATAGGAACGCAACCCCCAGTGGGCCGGCACAACCGGTTCGCTGAGAGTTCATCGTTCAAGTCTTCTTTTCGCCAAGCAGTTCGTCGCGATCGTCGCGAACTCCGAGGCGACCAGCGTGATAAGGGAAAGCAAATGAGCCACATCCAACTCTACGAGCAAGGTGACATGGATTACGGCACCGGCAACTTCCGTCGGACCTCTGAAGTGAAGCTCGCCAAGAAGAACCAGCCGAGCCACGCTCGCCGCCGTGGTAAGTCGCCGACTTCGGTCAACGGCATTCACCGTCGCCGCAATCGCAAGATGGCCTGGTAGCCCTCTGTACAACAAGTTCGCCGTAGCGATTGAGCTGCGCCGCGACCGTTTTCTTTACGCGCGTGAATGGCGTCACAGCGCAAAGGCGATGGTTCGCAAGCCGAGCTTCGTCGCTGGACGAATTGCGTTCGCGTTGGGCGACAGCGCCGCGCGAGCAAGTTAGAGGATTGGTCTAGAGAGTTGGATGTTGCTGCGCGGCTTCGCGCTGCAGCGTCGCTTGAGAGAGAAATTGCGTCGTCGGTGCGCGCTGGACGGGCCAAGCCCCGAGGCGAGTGCGAAGGCGCAGAAAGCGTTCGAATCGCATTTGATCGCAGGACACCTGTGCCGAGGCTCGCATTGCAGCGACGTCGGCATGACCGGAGTATCGCCTTAGCATGGCAACTGTGAATGGGACACCGACAGCTGTACTCGCTCCACGGGGCGAGGCGGCAATCGTTGCGACGCGCTCCGCGCCTCCGCAACTGTTGCGCTGTTTGGTCGTTTCACTTTCTGCCGATCGCCGCCGGCTGATTCGCTCCGCCGCTGAAGCGCAGGCCTGGGACGCGATCGTATGCCGCGACGCCGGAGAGTTTCTGCGAGCCGTATTCAAACGCAGCGTCCCGCTGATCGTCGTCGATCTGCCGGAAGCGACTGCAACTGGCTACGGCGACTTGAAAGACGCCGCCCAGCGGGCCCATGAACTTAGCAACGCGCTGTTGCTGGTCGCGGGCAACGCAAGCGACGTTCGCGAGGAAATTTGGGCGCGACAGCTAGGCGCCTGGGTTTACCTAAACGAATGCAACGGGCAGCGCGGATTCGAGTACCTGTTGGAAGAAGCACGGTTGGCCCTTGAGCGGCGCGAGTTGTTGTCGCCGCAGCCAGGCGTCGCCGAATTAATGGCCTCCAGCGAGTAGATGTAAGGAGCTTGAAGCCATGAACAAATCAAATCACAACGAAGAAGACGCCGGCGAAGGCGAATCGGCGGCAAGCCGCTCCGTTCCCCGTCGCGGCGCTCAGCGAGTGCAATCGACCAACCGTTCCAGCAAAGCGCGCCGTCGGCGTGCGAGCACGATCGGCGGAATTCACCAACGAACCAACAAACGCTCCGCTTGGTAAGCCAACGTCGCCGCGTTCAGGCGGCGTGCGAAACAAAAGCAGTGCACCTAAAGAAGTCAGCAACTCAGTCCGTTCGAAAGAGTCCTACGGTTTTCATAACTCGTTTTTAGTTTTCTGTATTGGAGATTCTCCGCTCAGCTTGAGTTAGCCAGGCCTGTCGCCGCCGAGTGCGACGGGGATTGAGGATGATCGTTGGCTAGCGACGGCAAGAACACTCGCAAAGGATGACCCACAATGCTTCGATTCGCTTCTAGAGCCGTCACGGCGGCTGTCGCATTCGCGACGGCTGCATGTTTGACCGTCGGCGCTGCTTCCGCAGCGCTCATCGACTTGACCCCTGCTAACGGCGCGATCAATTCGGTCGGTTCGGTAACGCTCGCCGACCTACAGAGCGACCCGTCCGGCGGCATCGTCGTCGGCGACAAGATCTTCACCGGCTTCTCTTATTCGCGCTTGGGCGACATGCCCCTGCCGGCCGACATCAACGTCCTCGGGTTCAAAGATCCCGACGGCAACTGGGGCGTCAGCTTCCATGGCATCTTCCAAGATATGCCGGGCGGCAGCGCGTCGGACGCCCTGATTCGCTTCGCCGTTGAAGTTTCCCCTGCGGGGCAGCAACAAGGCTGGCAGATCACGGACGCTCACCTGTTCCTCGGCGGCGCCGGCGCCGCTGACGAATCGTTCATCACTGTCGACGAAACATTCC
This sequence is a window from Lacipirellula parvula. Protein-coding genes within it:
- a CDS encoding sigma-54 interaction domain-containing protein, translated to MKMASVGLHSLASLESLAPDDPASLVIGRDTAVKRIAHHAERAAQVGCTVLLTGETGTGKEVWARLLHRVGGRSEQPFIPVNCAALTPTLAESQLFGHERGAFTGAAGASLGVFRSGNQGIVFLDEVGDMPLELQPKLLRVLQEGEVTPVGSSHPVKVDVQVIAATNRRLEQEVAEGRFREDLYYRLNLVELRMPPLRDRVSDIPLFIEYFSKKFANRYGQPAWQPSDEALRAFCEYHWPGNIRQLSFVLEQSYVLQCEPSLPGAGGTRRESHDLPYTDLGRLRQVAVEQALRTAGGHKGRAAKLLGIHPNTMTRLLAQIASECNPRDEVA
- a CDS encoding PEP-CTERM sorting domain-containing protein, producing MLRFASRAVTAAVAFATAACLTVGAASAALIDLTPANGAINSVGSVTLADLQSDPSGGIVVGDKIFTGFSYSRLGDMPLPADINVLGFKDPDGNWGVSFHGIFQDMPGGSASDALIRFAVEVSPAGQQQGWQITDAHLFLGGAGAADESFITVDETFLGKNETLNAYYSTVGPGVNSKLADSTIFTTPVTKLFVTKDIYANAASGAFLPARATVIDQSFSQTLIPEPATMALAGMGGVAMVTLRRRRS